A genomic region of Pseudoalteromonas rubra contains the following coding sequences:
- a CDS encoding phage tail protein, with protein sequence MADNQAAIKDTYPLSAFRYMVKVGDDEMNCSEVSGLNIEYDDFEYKEATKEGVKSYQLLGQVKPPSITLKRGLFKAKSEMYKWLSEIHTSDFTKKDIVISLLDNENSSVMTWSVLGAFPTKFEGPSLKADDNSAAFQSLELKAASISVS encoded by the coding sequence ATGGCAGATAACCAAGCAGCCATCAAAGATACCTATCCATTAAGCGCCTTTCGTTACATGGTCAAAGTCGGAGACGACGAAATGAACTGTAGTGAAGTATCAGGGCTCAATATCGAATATGACGACTTTGAGTACAAAGAAGCGACCAAAGAGGGCGTAAAAAGCTATCAATTACTCGGTCAGGTCAAGCCGCCATCAATCACCTTAAAGCGCGGCCTGTTTAAAGCAAAGTCGGAAATGTACAAGTGGCTGAGTGAAATTCACACATCGGATTTTACAAAAAAGGACATTGTTATTTCGTTGCTGGACAACGAAAACAGCTCGGTCATGACCTGGTCTGTGCTGGGCGCTTTTCCGACCAAGTTTGAAGGTCCGAGCTTAAAAGCAGATGACAACAGTGCTGCTTTTCAAAGCCTTGAATTGAAAGCCGCCTCAATCAGCGTGTCATAG
- a CDS encoding Pvc16 family protein: protein MITQVIDAFKNELNQALLQGMISLQQQELDSVIANTQTSITAATPKVSADADKIEFIDPGQSPHVLHKNKVNLVLFSSQQESAFNGGNPLGYTITPEAKARPQKAPLHLSLNMLLIFNQKDYSEGLKFYEIILRHLYSNSILLHTKTGDKSAQQSDWQVDVVLSHFSAREELEIWNNFNVSGLPLLRYELNWVRVSALAKKDVPLLVKTKIEEGEKPAPFPTSNLADSAVSTLLAKTKQNMLEIIWAVAQFNGFATEDKAETDYEKEWPVIIKARTQLFGNEQENGVFTIAIEALKRADKNQTFEIPKHEETQEAFEAKRAIQTLFMSLEKISNEAQGADSGHVQPGAASANPPKGFCKAQYMQWLSALNHPDGSQPIQQLLRRNFDKFSNSMQASLLEQNQLNQSRSMTDDTV, encoded by the coding sequence ATGATCACTCAGGTAATAGATGCATTTAAAAATGAGCTCAATCAAGCTTTGTTGCAGGGGATGATTTCACTGCAACAGCAAGAGCTTGACTCAGTAATAGCTAATACACAAACAAGTATTACTGCTGCTACACCTAAGGTATCGGCCGACGCTGACAAAATCGAGTTTATCGACCCTGGTCAGTCTCCACACGTCCTACACAAGAATAAAGTTAACCTCGTGTTGTTTAGCTCGCAGCAAGAGAGCGCATTCAATGGGGGAAACCCACTTGGTTATACAATTACACCAGAAGCTAAGGCAAGGCCACAAAAGGCACCTCTCCACCTGTCATTAAATATGCTGTTGATCTTCAATCAAAAAGATTACAGCGAGGGGCTTAAATTTTACGAAATAATATTGCGGCATTTGTATTCAAATTCCATCCTGCTTCACACTAAAACGGGTGACAAGTCTGCTCAACAATCTGACTGGCAGGTAGATGTGGTGCTGTCCCACTTCAGCGCTCGTGAGGAACTAGAGATCTGGAATAACTTTAATGTTAGCGGCCTGCCTTTGCTCCGTTATGAGCTCAACTGGGTCAGGGTCTCAGCACTTGCGAAAAAAGATGTGCCGCTGTTGGTCAAAACCAAGATTGAAGAAGGTGAAAAACCAGCGCCATTCCCGACTTCAAACCTCGCTGACAGTGCTGTAAGTACGCTGCTTGCAAAAACAAAACAAAATATGCTCGAGATTATTTGGGCAGTTGCGCAATTTAACGGTTTTGCAACAGAAGACAAAGCAGAGACTGATTACGAAAAAGAATGGCCGGTAATTATAAAAGCGAGAACACAGCTCTTTGGCAATGAGCAAGAAAACGGTGTGTTCACTATTGCGATCGAAGCGCTTAAGCGAGCGGACAAAAATCAGACCTTTGAGATCCCAAAGCACGAAGAGACACAGGAAGCATTCGAAGCTAAGCGGGCAATTCAAACACTCTTCATGTCGCTAGAGAAAATTTCAAATGAAGCACAGGGAGCGGACAGCGGCCATGTTCAACCTGGCGCAGCTTCAGCAAACCCGCCGAAGGGCTTCTGCAAGGCGCAATATATGCAGTGGCTAAGTGCGCTTAATCACCCCGATGGAAGCCAGCCTATACAACAACTACTTCGCCGCAACTTCGACAAATTTAGTAATTCAATGCAAGCAAGTCTGCTTGAGCAAAACCAGTTAAATCAATCCAGGAGCATGACAGATGACACAGTATAA
- a CDS encoding ABC transporter ATP-binding protein, producing the protein MDLIRIARAQLAFGTHPLLDQADAVIEAGERVCIVGRNGAGKSTLLKVLDGQVQLDDGEINQVSGLKVSRLEQDPPKGAQGSVFDYVAGGLPDIAQLLIDYHNVSEALQTDHSSSLLSRLERLSADIEAQDAWRFESRIKLVLTQLQLTANMKLEKLSGGWLRKVALAKALVSDPDLLLLDEPTNHLDMSSVEWLEQFLKEFKGGIVFISHDRAFIRGVATRILDLDRGKLISYPGDYAKYLDQKAHDLKVEEAQNALFDKKLAEEEAWIRQGIKARRTRNEGRVRALKALRVERKQRVEQVGKTDFNIESAERSGKLVFEAQHIGHAFKDKRIVDEFSTLVMRGDRVGLIGPNGVGKTTLLKILFGDISPDKGKVKQGVNLEVAYFDQYREKLDEEKTVQDNVAEGKQEVQMGGRSRHVLGYLQDFLFPPARARTPVKALSGGEKNRLLLAKLFLKPSNVLVLDEPTNDLDIETLELLEEIINQYQGTILIVSHDREFIDNTCNSVWAFEGNGKVTEIVGGFSDFEAYRTQQQAQQKALEKLDKEKQQASDNKKSANKNKSGKLSYKLKLELEALPGKVEALENELEAQQNLVNSPEFFKQDPETTQTALNHLADLESKLEAAFERWEELEALQNQ; encoded by the coding sequence ATGGATTTAATCAGAATTGCACGGGCCCAACTGGCTTTTGGTACTCATCCCCTGTTAGATCAGGCTGATGCAGTTATTGAAGCGGGTGAGCGGGTCTGTATCGTCGGGCGCAACGGTGCCGGTAAGTCAACCCTGCTCAAAGTCCTTGACGGGCAAGTCCAATTGGACGATGGTGAAATTAACCAGGTCTCCGGGCTAAAAGTGTCTCGGCTTGAACAGGATCCGCCAAAAGGGGCCCAGGGCAGTGTATTTGATTATGTAGCGGGTGGCCTGCCAGATATTGCCCAGCTGCTGATTGATTATCATAACGTCAGCGAAGCGTTGCAGACCGATCACTCGAGCAGCCTGTTGAGTCGTCTGGAACGCTTGTCCGCAGACATTGAAGCCCAGGATGCCTGGCGTTTTGAAAGTCGTATCAAGCTGGTACTGACGCAGTTGCAATTAACCGCCAATATGAAACTCGAAAAGTTATCTGGTGGTTGGCTACGTAAAGTGGCTCTGGCTAAGGCTTTGGTGAGTGACCCGGATCTGCTTTTGCTTGATGAACCGACCAACCACCTGGACATGAGCAGCGTTGAATGGCTGGAGCAGTTCTTAAAAGAATTTAAAGGCGGTATTGTTTTTATCTCGCACGACCGGGCATTTATTCGTGGTGTGGCAACCCGAATACTCGACTTAGATCGTGGTAAGCTTATTTCTTATCCTGGCGATTATGCCAAGTATCTGGATCAAAAAGCCCATGATCTGAAAGTTGAAGAGGCGCAAAATGCCTTGTTTGATAAGAAGCTCGCAGAGGAAGAGGCTTGGATCCGTCAAGGAATAAAAGCACGACGTACACGCAACGAGGGGCGAGTTAGAGCTCTTAAAGCACTGCGGGTTGAGCGTAAGCAGCGTGTTGAGCAAGTCGGCAAGACTGACTTTAACATTGAATCAGCGGAGCGTTCGGGGAAACTGGTCTTTGAGGCTCAGCATATTGGCCATGCCTTCAAAGATAAGCGCATTGTCGATGAATTCTCGACTTTGGTTATGCGTGGTGATCGTGTTGGTTTAATCGGTCCTAACGGCGTCGGTAAAACGACGTTACTGAAAATTCTATTTGGTGATATTTCTCCGGATAAAGGTAAGGTGAAGCAAGGCGTTAACCTTGAAGTGGCCTATTTTGACCAGTATCGGGAAAAACTGGATGAAGAAAAAACGGTTCAGGACAATGTCGCTGAAGGTAAACAAGAAGTACAAATGGGTGGTCGTAGCCGTCATGTACTGGGTTATCTGCAAGACTTTTTATTTCCTCCTGCACGCGCCCGTACCCCGGTCAAGGCATTATCGGGGGGAGAGAAGAATCGTCTGTTGCTGGCTAAACTGTTCCTGAAACCTTCGAACGTGCTGGTGCTGGACGAGCCGACTAATGACCTGGACATTGAAACGCTTGAGCTACTGGAAGAGATCATTAACCAGTATCAGGGGACTATCCTGATAGTCAGCCACGACAGGGAGTTTATCGATAATACCTGTAACAGTGTTTGGGCATTTGAAGGCAATGGTAAAGTGACTGAGATCGTCGGTGGCTTTAGTGATTTTGAAGCGTACCGAACACAGCAGCAGGCGCAGCAAAAAGCGTTAGAAAAGCTCGACAAAGAGAAACAACAAGCGAGCGATAACAAAAAATCTGCCAATAAAAACAAATCCGGTAAATTAAGCTACAAATTAAAGCTTGAACTGGAAGCATTGCCGGGTAAAGTAGAGGCTCTGGAAAACGAGCTGGAAGCGCAGCAAAATCTGGTGAATTCACCGGAGTTTTTTAAGCAAGATCCTGAAACGACCCAAACCGCGTTGAACCATTTGGCTGACCTTGAGTCCAAGCTTGAAGCCGCGTTTGAGCGTTGGGAAGAATTAGAAGCATTACAGAATCAGTAG
- a CDS encoding glutaredoxin family protein, with amino-acid sequence MAKLTLFYTDGCHLCEQAYELVLRCVASDAVQHQDIVEDPQLMAEYQTSIPVLKSTDSARTLFWPFTEQDIKELLK; translated from the coding sequence ATGGCTAAACTTACCCTGTTTTATACCGATGGCTGTCATCTTTGCGAGCAAGCCTATGAATTGGTGTTACGTTGCGTTGCCAGTGATGCCGTACAGCATCAGGATATTGTAGAAGATCCGCAACTGATGGCTGAATATCAGACATCGATTCCCGTACTTAAGTCAACAGACAGCGCCAGAACTTTGTTCTGGCCCTTCACAGAACAAGATATAAAAGAGTTGTTAAAGTAA
- a CDS encoding phage tail sheath family protein: MTQYKTPGVYVEEKNAFGSSIVANETAIPIFFGYTEKAQMTNGDDIPAVTSADGGDEVSMPVLVDSILTYQEHFGGEDKTGTMKVTEDNGEFRAEIKKGTTKYTPSYMYPSISNFFANGGGKCYIVSLGNYDSFNDIAAIPDMGLFKEAIEYAETATLIAIPDLIRFGEAKYYDRCSALLNYLEESKRQFLIMDVIQNSDSNIYSTNDAIAFREHVSGAVRYGAGYFPYLKSLTPYAYDKDTTTFNGTLLSVLSINGYSYSGEYKNNDEDEIPVLVAKYNNKSPTTTPKLTVKGGATEESSVTATGEDKNEVVVTVGTNGMTPDDFQRKWIKDQEGWQLTCLADITPPENEKPGTFNEDDPWITESDASFPLILKRSGGLPKNSTVSANIAAGEAFSVAEANNNTLTITIETADVNKITAEQLLNKVNTFLGQSGNESAAEDYQFAVNSKFTGQVKGGETATLVRVAAPDNATVNKVENFLAQNYIDMPPSPFMAGIYSRVDNAQGVWIAPANVSPVGVTAPLIDITRNQQEGLNVDASSGKSINAIRSFTGRGTLVWGARTTDGNSLDWRYINVRRLFIAMETDISKALEAYVFKPNEHNTWVEIKIMIEAYLFGLFERGAFAGETPEQSYQVMIGQGETMSEQDILDGFMKVSIKVAPLRPAEFIVLTFSQMMAE, from the coding sequence ATGACACAGTATAAAACCCCGGGCGTTTATGTTGAAGAAAAAAACGCATTCGGATCCAGCATAGTCGCCAATGAAACGGCGATACCCATTTTCTTTGGATATACCGAAAAAGCGCAGATGACCAACGGTGATGACATCCCGGCGGTAACGAGTGCTGACGGTGGCGACGAGGTGTCTATGCCAGTCCTAGTCGACAGCATTTTAACCTATCAGGAGCATTTTGGCGGCGAAGACAAAACGGGGACTATGAAGGTCACAGAAGATAACGGTGAGTTTAGAGCGGAAATTAAAAAAGGTACAACTAAATACACACCAAGCTATATGTACCCGTCAATCAGTAACTTTTTCGCCAATGGTGGTGGCAAGTGTTACATTGTATCGTTAGGTAACTACGACAGCTTTAATGACATTGCGGCAATACCTGATATGGGATTGTTTAAAGAAGCTATTGAATACGCAGAAACTGCAACGCTAATCGCGATCCCCGACCTCATTCGCTTTGGTGAGGCCAAGTACTATGACCGTTGCAGTGCGCTGTTGAATTACTTGGAAGAGTCCAAACGACAGTTTCTGATTATGGATGTAATTCAGAACTCAGATTCAAACATTTATAGTACAAATGATGCAATCGCGTTCAGAGAGCATGTCTCCGGCGCAGTACGCTATGGCGCAGGGTACTTCCCTTATCTTAAGTCACTCACTCCCTATGCCTATGATAAAGACACCACGACGTTCAATGGCACACTACTGTCGGTATTGAGTATTAATGGTTACTCCTACTCGGGTGAGTATAAGAACAACGATGAAGATGAAATCCCTGTGTTGGTTGCGAAATACAATAATAAAAGCCCCACGACTACGCCCAAGTTGACCGTAAAGGGCGGAGCGACAGAAGAGAGTTCTGTAACAGCAACTGGTGAAGATAAAAATGAAGTTGTGGTCACGGTCGGAACTAACGGGATGACCCCTGACGATTTCCAGAGAAAGTGGATTAAAGACCAGGAAGGCTGGCAGTTAACCTGTTTGGCAGATATCACTCCTCCAGAAAATGAGAAACCTGGAACTTTCAACGAGGATGACCCCTGGATTACAGAGAGTGATGCATCATTCCCCTTAATCCTTAAACGTTCGGGAGGGCTTCCAAAGAACAGCACGGTGAGTGCAAATATTGCCGCGGGCGAGGCTTTCTCGGTGGCAGAGGCAAATAATAATACACTCACTATTACCATTGAGACTGCTGATGTTAACAAGATAACCGCAGAGCAACTCCTGAATAAGGTTAACACTTTTCTGGGCCAGTCCGGCAATGAAAGTGCAGCCGAAGACTATCAATTTGCAGTGAACAGCAAATTCACAGGGCAGGTAAAAGGCGGTGAAACAGCCACTCTGGTTCGTGTCGCTGCCCCCGACAATGCAACAGTCAACAAAGTCGAAAACTTTCTTGCTCAAAACTACATCGATATGCCTCCATCCCCCTTTATGGCGGGGATCTACAGTCGCGTAGACAATGCTCAGGGCGTGTGGATAGCCCCAGCCAACGTCAGTCCGGTCGGTGTCACTGCGCCTTTAATAGATATCACCAGAAATCAGCAAGAAGGCCTCAATGTCGATGCCAGTTCAGGCAAATCAATTAATGCAATTCGCAGCTTTACGGGCCGGGGGACACTGGTCTGGGGCGCACGCACAACCGACGGAAACAGCCTGGACTGGCGCTATATCAATGTACGTCGTCTGTTTATTGCCATGGAAACCGATATCAGCAAGGCACTGGAAGCCTACGTCTTTAAGCCTAATGAGCACAACACCTGGGTAGAAATCAAAATTATGATAGAGGCCTATCTGTTTGGCTTGTTTGAACGCGGTGCTTTTGCCGGAGAAACCCCTGAGCAAAGCTATCAGGTCATGATCGGCCAAGGGGAAACCATGAGTGAGCAGGATATTCTGGATGGATTCATGAAGGTCAGCATCAAAGTGGCGCCTTTACGGCCGGCTGAATTTATTGTCCTGACCTTCTCACAAATGATGGCCGAATAA
- a CDS encoding DUF3466 family protein: MKYSLMAASIIFGLSGQAIAATYKLTELPTSDIGKMHYVTDVNESGDAIGRVTGLYNLPVDISYIDFQDSTITNYYDTYKRILEDREETITFTLDDIENGDALSTDSEAHNFMLGYLSSGTQSASAEFQKISSVAGLEFTGTSANEVDIFDIESPDYAGLTRSVSNAMTAVAADGTAVGWGSAPFKKITFTPEGESEAKTYFVRDWHARGIVISPGGKRVVLDPSFTEYGGYSIASDITLTDEGNYLVVGQASVGLSENSQTTITDNCDDKDEPEAVCIWRQGRGVYDLRAYQWTLDKDFNVIETKDLGIGLERKDDEDNPFYSSAYAINKAGIAVGRSRVRIDDSLKAYEEPGYYQDGQFFTLREHDDFYQTGYALDINDNNVIAGYVGRQNQGTLFEVNGFYYDMNDKTLVEIPSYFSGSDTYVRDINNAGYMVGEGETEKNVSNPRSEAFMYKIGDEKLTNINDLLPCKSDEFPYTVSEAIRITDDNTIYAVATKTVTKLDSFGNPDKDSDGNEASESVVVPVVLTKTGSTEISECVAPETETYERQSASLSWLSLIALPLVWLRRRRKR; this comes from the coding sequence ATGAAATATTCACTTATGGCCGCCAGCATTATTTTCGGCCTATCTGGTCAGGCGATTGCCGCGACCTACAAACTCACTGAATTACCAACCAGCGACATTGGCAAAATGCATTATGTCACCGATGTCAATGAAAGCGGCGACGCCATTGGCCGCGTAACGGGACTGTACAACCTGCCTGTCGATATCAGTTATATCGATTTTCAAGACAGTACGATCACCAATTATTACGATACCTACAAAAGAATCTTAGAAGACAGAGAAGAAACCATTACTTTCACTCTGGATGATATCGAAAATGGTGACGCACTCTCAACAGACTCAGAAGCACATAACTTTATGTTGGGCTATTTATCGTCTGGTACGCAAAGTGCCAGCGCTGAATTCCAAAAAATCAGTTCTGTCGCTGGCCTCGAATTCACAGGCACCAGTGCTAACGAGGTCGATATATTCGATATAGAGTCGCCCGATTATGCGGGTCTGACACGTTCAGTTAGTAATGCGATGACCGCTGTCGCGGCAGACGGCACTGCGGTTGGCTGGGGCTCTGCACCTTTTAAAAAAATCACTTTCACTCCAGAGGGAGAAAGTGAAGCGAAAACCTATTTTGTGCGTGACTGGCATGCTCGTGGGATAGTGATATCTCCCGGTGGCAAGCGTGTAGTATTGGATCCTTCATTTACAGAATATGGTGGCTACAGCATCGCCTCTGATATTACTCTGACTGATGAAGGCAATTATCTGGTGGTTGGCCAGGCATCGGTGGGCTTGTCTGAAAACAGCCAAACGACGATTACGGACAACTGTGATGATAAAGATGAGCCTGAGGCTGTATGTATCTGGCGTCAGGGCAGAGGGGTCTATGATCTGCGCGCTTACCAATGGACACTGGATAAAGACTTCAATGTCATTGAGACGAAAGATCTGGGTATTGGTTTGGAGCGCAAAGACGATGAAGATAATCCGTTTTACAGCTCGGCTTATGCCATCAACAAAGCGGGTATTGCGGTTGGCAGGTCCAGAGTCAGGATCGACGATAGCTTAAAGGCTTATGAAGAGCCAGGCTACTACCAGGATGGTCAGTTTTTCACTTTACGAGAGCATGATGACTTTTATCAGACCGGTTATGCTCTGGACATCAATGACAACAATGTGATTGCGGGATACGTAGGCAGACAAAACCAGGGCACGTTATTTGAAGTGAACGGGTTTTACTACGATATGAATGATAAAACCTTGGTAGAGATCCCCAGTTATTTCAGTGGCTCCGACACGTATGTCCGGGACATTAACAACGCCGGTTATATGGTTGGTGAAGGCGAAACGGAAAAAAACGTATCTAACCCTCGCAGTGAAGCCTTTATGTATAAGATTGGTGATGAAAAGCTAACTAACATCAATGATTTACTACCTTGTAAAAGCGATGAGTTCCCCTATACCGTATCCGAGGCAATCCGGATAACGGATGACAATACGATATATGCGGTTGCAACCAAAACGGTGACCAAGCTAGATTCGTTTGGGAACCCAGACAAGGACTCAGATGGTAACGAAGCATCAGAATCAGTTGTGGTGCCAGTGGTTCTGACTAAAACGGGTAGCACAGAGATCAGTGAATGTGTCGCGCCGGAAACAGAGACGTACGAGCGCCAGTCTGCTTCATTAAGCTGGCTGTCACTGATTGCGTTACCGTTAGTATGGTTGCGTCGCAGACGTAAACGCTAA
- the rlmKL gene encoding bifunctional 23S rRNA (guanine(2069)-N(7))-methyltransferase RlmK/23S rRNA (guanine(2445)-N(2))-methyltransferase RlmL, with protein MQFIALTSIGIENLLLEELQSQGLEVVKQSVGSVRFTADSLAVQKFCMTTRFATRVMMLIDEHENINNKDDLYKFARFQGWQEWFGPKQTFAVEFNGTNRELKNTQFSGLVIKDAIVDYFQDLYEQRPSVDKQEANVRVIAKLNKQKIALYIDYSGPRLSDRGYRTKQGRAPIRENLAAALVQRSGWLSDTSKPLFDPCCGSGTLLIEAASMALNVPANLNKDFAFKRLPGFRDAKFKELKAELKQAQLDKPLWIIGQDIDAQVLDTARGNAKRAGLEQYIRFNDGDASQLTCVAKRPGTLLSNLPYGERLGSMAELINLYRGMGERFKKHYKDWSLALLGTDEALFKTLKLSSKKRYKFKNGPLDVSLYLYDMDERQVAQNEQAGALHFEQSRAFANRVKKNKQALKSWLKKEQVEAYRVYDADIPEYNVAVDVYGDSAVVFEYAAPKEIDELVANKRLQDVITLTAETLDIDPSNIAVKVRKKQKGQEQYNALSKQNRVQVVEEFGAKFKVNLFDYLDTGLFLDHRLARRYIQQNAKNKRVLNLFAYTGSASVHAALGGAKAVTTVDMSKTYLKWAEENFALNELRNPRFRFEQADCLKWLEHAQGQYDLIFLDPPTFSNSKRMKEVFDVQRDHIQLLEWVKKILSPGGTLLFSNNKRGFKMDEVGLMGLGLKAENVSDQTLSPDFKRNKQIHNSWLITHG; from the coding sequence TTGCAGTTTATCGCCTTAACGTCCATCGGAATTGAAAACCTGTTGCTTGAAGAACTTCAGTCTCAGGGACTTGAAGTCGTCAAGCAAAGCGTTGGTTCGGTCCGCTTCACTGCGGATAGCCTGGCTGTTCAAAAATTCTGTATGACAACGCGTTTTGCCACGCGTGTCATGATGCTGATTGATGAACATGAAAACATCAACAATAAAGATGACTTGTACAAATTTGCGCGTTTTCAGGGCTGGCAGGAGTGGTTCGGTCCAAAACAAACGTTTGCGGTTGAATTCAACGGCACTAACCGGGAACTAAAGAACACTCAGTTTTCCGGTCTGGTCATCAAAGATGCCATTGTGGATTATTTTCAGGATCTGTACGAGCAACGTCCGTCTGTTGATAAACAAGAAGCCAATGTGCGCGTTATCGCCAAGCTCAATAAACAGAAAATCGCATTATATATCGACTATTCAGGTCCACGCTTATCTGACAGAGGGTACCGAACCAAGCAAGGTCGGGCACCGATCCGGGAAAACCTGGCTGCGGCTCTCGTACAACGAAGTGGCTGGCTGAGTGATACCTCTAAGCCATTATTCGACCCATGTTGTGGTTCCGGTACTTTATTGATTGAGGCGGCCAGTATGGCCCTGAATGTCCCAGCTAATCTGAATAAAGATTTTGCTTTCAAACGTTTGCCAGGTTTTCGTGATGCCAAATTTAAAGAGCTTAAAGCTGAATTGAAGCAGGCACAGTTGGATAAACCCTTATGGATCATAGGCCAGGACATTGATGCGCAGGTGCTGGATACAGCCAGAGGAAATGCTAAACGTGCCGGGCTAGAGCAATATATCCGCTTCAACGATGGAGATGCCAGTCAGCTGACTTGTGTCGCTAAGCGTCCAGGCACGTTATTAAGTAACTTGCCTTATGGTGAGCGTCTGGGCTCTATGGCTGAGCTGATTAACCTGTACCGGGGTATGGGTGAGCGCTTTAAGAAGCATTATAAAGACTGGTCGTTGGCATTACTTGGCACAGATGAAGCGCTGTTTAAAACACTTAAGCTGTCGTCTAAAAAACGCTATAAATTCAAAAATGGTCCGCTCGACGTGTCCCTTTATTTGTATGATATGGACGAGCGTCAGGTGGCACAAAACGAACAAGCGGGTGCGCTGCATTTTGAGCAGTCTCGGGCGTTCGCCAACCGGGTAAAAAAGAACAAACAAGCCCTGAAAAGTTGGCTCAAGAAAGAGCAAGTCGAGGCCTACCGTGTCTATGACGCGGATATTCCGGAATACAATGTAGCGGTCGATGTCTATGGAGACAGTGCCGTCGTATTTGAGTATGCAGCGCCAAAAGAAATTGATGAACTGGTTGCCAATAAGCGCCTGCAGGACGTGATCACGCTTACCGCCGAAACGTTGGATATTGACCCCTCTAACATTGCGGTCAAAGTCCGTAAAAAGCAAAAAGGTCAGGAACAATACAACGCACTCAGTAAGCAAAACCGGGTGCAAGTCGTGGAAGAATTTGGTGCCAAATTCAAAGTTAACTTGTTTGATTATCTGGACACCGGGCTGTTTCTAGATCACCGTCTGGCCAGACGATATATTCAGCAAAATGCTAAGAACAAGCGTGTTCTTAACTTGTTCGCGTATACTGGCAGCGCCTCAGTTCATGCGGCTCTAGGTGGTGCAAAAGCGGTGACGACGGTCGACATGTCCAAGACGTATCTCAAGTGGGCAGAAGAAAATTTTGCCTTAAACGAGTTGCGTAACCCTCGTTTTAGGTTTGAACAGGCAGACTGCCTGAAATGGCTTGAGCATGCACAAGGTCAGTATGATTTGATTTTCCTTGATCCGCCGACTTTCTCGAATTCAAAGCGCATGAAAGAGGTCTTTGATGTGCAGCGCGATCATATCCAGCTACTTGAGTGGGTCAAAAAAATTCTCAGCCCGGGTGGCACCTTGTTATTCTCCAACAACAAACGTGGTTTTAAAATGGATGAAGTGGGGTTGATGGGACTGGGTCTGAAAGCCGAAAATGTGTCAGATCAAACCTTGTCGCCTGATTTTAAGCGTAACAAGCAGATCCACAACAGTTGGTTGATCACTCATGGCTAA
- a CDS encoding helix-turn-helix domain-containing protein, whose amino-acid sequence MATNRNRLSRVFKSYYGATVFNWLRELRMQRAAELLCSTDNSIQEIAFSVGYSDSNNFSTAFKRCFQTSPIQFRKQAVVSSRVQ is encoded by the coding sequence ATGGCAACAAATCGCAACCGGCTGTCGCGGGTGTTTAAAAGCTATTACGGCGCAACGGTATTCAATTGGCTACGTGAGCTGAGAATGCAACGAGCGGCGGAATTACTTTGTAGTACTGACAATTCTATACAGGAAATCGCTTTCTCGGTGGGCTACTCGGATTCCAATAACTTTTCTACGGCATTCAAAAGGTGTTTTCAGACATCTCCTATTCAATTTCGCAAGCAGGCTGTGGTGTCTTCGCGGGTGCAATAG
- a CDS encoding phage tail protein, whose product MSSVIPAYRFSISLLPRSGNGAKTLAELTGLLDNSIRAQEVSGLGVRLRLPDAASTACDTQGQLQKGLEFDNLTISRALVTGDRDVAQKFLKVLNQNTQIERFDMAIYLLDQDGSFLKSWLVIDAYITQWQVEGFSADARGVLIEKLTFEYKQLREI is encoded by the coding sequence ATGAGCAGTGTGATCCCGGCATATCGCTTTAGCATCTCTCTGTTGCCACGCTCAGGTAATGGTGCAAAAACACTGGCTGAGTTAACGGGCCTGTTAGACAACAGTATACGAGCCCAGGAAGTTTCTGGCCTCGGTGTCAGGTTACGGCTACCCGACGCTGCCAGCACTGCTTGTGATACCCAAGGACAGCTACAAAAAGGACTGGAGTTCGACAACTTAACAATTTCAAGAGCTCTGGTTACTGGCGACAGGGATGTTGCACAGAAATTTCTGAAAGTATTGAACCAAAACACTCAGATAGAGCGTTTTGACATGGCTATCTATTTACTGGACCAGGACGGCAGTTTTTTAAAAAGTTGGCTGGTGATAGATGCCTATATTACTCAGTGGCAGGTAGAAGGTTTCAGTGCCGATGCCAGAGGCGTCCTGATTGAAAAACTTACGTTTGAATACAAGCAGCTAAGGGAGATCTGA